In a genomic window of Sediminispirochaeta bajacaliforniensis DSM 16054:
- a CDS encoding LCP family protein: MRRIHLLLVLVCIVFVAVFLTLFFQVSSLRREQQASGEKLFAEIESQNDSLGTLKHAILSLGQENNTLRQALNLPEKHYDFFGAEGVSDAEGEPAEGIEKQEDQTPFYRAVDALLAHDTEMERAAFLSAMLENSSDKAFLSTAGISVQREGRESLLFSYASIPLATFHLLDTGYRLNQAESDERLLAGNNEELGKDSPSLPKKVLSLLASKAKEVETKRQSFAAAQSDLRRLYGDGRATALRRERALRFSSITQDSRQASFDVTTWDGILLFSLKVRYGSEDILVGETQFREFDGAAEHFLKLLTDADNRRQTERATDAGKQQVLRLARDEAFRAYLDIHGLRLKDEPRDENDYFYFDFIDEKGSRAGSLAVQKMAGEIYLMDRDDVVVGSVRRFGVQEPKLGTASSMELPDDAVLSQMGKISPEGKTILLCGTHENNADTIIIAHISPEKATLIAIPRDIWWKKRKINSYFRIYGPKRFAQIVGEMTGLTIDDYIVVDMYAFIDVINILGGIEVTLEQPLIDPTYRIRENGEWTTLHYPAGTHLLDGVAALRVARSRHTSDDFDRAQRQQLVIEGIKKRFDQLGAGEVKTVYELLQSLASYVDTSFSPFELARLYLENRHIAIENGGGVSTDNVLLATYSNLLATGKREDEVDEHFDKGAWILIPRENNWKLIPWYVNKLIEGDKS, encoded by the coding sequence ATGCGTAGGATCCATCTCCTTCTCGTCCTCGTGTGTATCGTTTTTGTCGCTGTCTTTCTCACGCTCTTTTTTCAGGTGTCATCGCTGCGCCGCGAACAGCAGGCCTCCGGAGAGAAGCTTTTTGCTGAGATTGAGTCGCAAAACGATTCTCTCGGCACGCTGAAGCATGCCATTCTTTCCCTTGGACAAGAGAATAATACCCTGCGTCAAGCCTTGAACCTACCCGAGAAGCATTATGACTTTTTTGGTGCCGAAGGTGTATCCGACGCGGAAGGGGAGCCAGCCGAGGGCATAGAGAAGCAGGAGGATCAGACTCCTTTTTACCGTGCCGTGGATGCGCTTCTTGCTCACGACACTGAAATGGAGCGGGCGGCATTTCTTTCGGCGATGCTGGAAAATTCATCCGATAAGGCCTTTCTCTCCACTGCGGGAATTTCCGTGCAGCGTGAGGGACGGGAAAGCCTGCTTTTTTCTTACGCCTCCATCCCTCTTGCAACCTTTCATCTTCTTGATACGGGATATCGTCTCAATCAGGCGGAAAGCGATGAGCGGCTTCTGGCTGGAAATAACGAAGAGCTGGGCAAAGATTCTCCCTCCCTTCCAAAGAAGGTCCTTTCTCTGCTTGCATCGAAAGCAAAAGAGGTTGAGACGAAGCGACAAAGCTTTGCGGCGGCACAGAGCGATCTCCGCCGTCTTTACGGAGACGGACGGGCCACGGCCCTTCGAAGGGAGCGGGCCCTTCGTTTTAGCTCCATTACTCAAGATTCACGGCAAGCGAGCTTCGATGTAACGACATGGGACGGGATTCTCCTTTTTTCTCTGAAGGTTCGTTACGGCAGCGAGGATATCCTTGTCGGCGAAACGCAATTTCGGGAGTTTGATGGAGCCGCCGAGCATTTCCTCAAGCTTCTTACCGATGCCGATAACAGGCGTCAAACAGAGCGGGCCACCGATGCTGGGAAACAGCAGGTCCTAAGGCTTGCCCGGGATGAAGCGTTTCGCGCCTACCTCGATATCCATGGGCTGCGCCTCAAAGACGAGCCTCGGGATGAAAATGATTATTTTTACTTCGATTTTATAGATGAAAAGGGCAGTCGTGCCGGATCCCTCGCGGTCCAGAAGATGGCCGGGGAAATCTACCTCATGGATCGTGATGACGTTGTCGTCGGTTCCGTAAGGCGCTTCGGGGTGCAGGAGCCGAAGCTCGGGACGGCTTCCTCAATGGAGCTTCCCGATGATGCCGTCTTATCCCAAATGGGAAAAATTTCTCCGGAGGGAAAGACCATTTTGCTCTGCGGTACCCATGAAAATAATGCCGACACCATTATCATCGCTCATATATCCCCTGAAAAGGCGACCTTGATCGCCATTCCCCGAGATATATGGTGGAAAAAGCGCAAAATCAACTCCTATTTCAGGATCTATGGACCAAAACGCTTTGCCCAGATTGTAGGAGAAATGACGGGGCTCACCATCGACGATTACATTGTTGTCGACATGTATGCCTTTATCGATGTTATCAACATTCTCGGGGGTATCGAAGTTACACTGGAACAACCCTTGATAGATCCGACATACCGTATTAGAGAAAACGGTGAATGGACGACGCTCCACTATCCTGCCGGAACCCATTTGCTCGACGGGGTCGCCGCACTTCGAGTCGCTCGCTCGCGGCATACCAGTGATGATTTCGACAGGGCCCAGCGGCAGCAATTGGTCATCGAGGGCATAAAGAAGCGTTTCGATCAGCTTGGAGCCGGAGAGGTAAAAACGGTGTATGAGCTGCTCCAGTCTCTTGCCTCATATGTCGATACCAGTTTTTCCCCCTTTGAACTTGCCAGGCTATATCTTGAAAACAGACACATCGCGATTGAAAA